In Thiothrix unzii, the sequence AGTGTACACATAAGTGGGCGGGTAGCCGCTCTGCTTGAGCTAGGCATGGGGTTCCACCCTGACTTCAGCGGTCGCCAAAATGTTCTCATGGCAGGTCAATTACTCGGTCACAGCGTGGCGGAACTCATCCGCCTGATGCCTGAAATTGAGGCTTTTGCCGAAATCGGCGAATACATTGACCAACCCGTCCGAACCTATTCCAGTGGGATGCAAATGCGATTAGCCTTCAGTGTAGCCACTGCCCACCGCCCTGACGTACTCATTGTAGATGAGGCGTTATCCGTTGGGGACACCCATTTTCAACACAAAAGTTTCGAACGTATCCGCCAATTTGCCAAGGCAGGCACTACCTTGCTGATTGTTTCTCACGACAAAGCCGCCATTCAATCCATTTGCACCCGCGCAATCCTGCTGGATCAAGGCAGCGTGGCTCTAGAAGGCGAACCTGAAACAATTATGGATTTCTATAACGCACTGATAGCCGAACGCAAAAACACAACGGTTACTCAAAAACAACTACGTGACGGGCGGGTACAAACTGTCTCAGGCACAAACGAAGCCAACGTCATTAAGACAACCTTGCTGAATGCAGCAGGTGTGGTCGTGGAAACAGTCAACGTGGGTGAAATCTTAACCTTATGCCTCAGTATACAAATCCATCAGCCACTGCCACGCATGATCGTAGGCTATTTGATCAAAGACCGCCTAGGACAAACCATCTATGGTACCAATACCCATCACATGGATAAACCATTGAATGACGTGAATGCAGGGGACTCAGTAGAATACCACTTCACCTTCCCTGCCAATTTAGGCCCTGGGCATTACTCTATCACTACTGCTTTGACCGATCACGAAACGCATTTGGGCAACAATTACGAATGGCGGGACTTGGCACTGCTTTTCACAGTAGTCAACATCGATAAGCCCATTTTCACGGGCTGTACTTGGCTCGAACCACGCATTACCCTACACAGGAATCCCCATAATGCTGGCTAAACTCACCAACTGGCTCCTTGGCCTCTTTGGCATTACCGCCATCCGGCAGGCGACACTCAAACGGCTAATGGAACAGCAAGGCACAGAAAAACCGCTTGACGGACTAACAGCAACGCTT encodes:
- a CDS encoding ABC transporter ATP-binding protein, producing the protein MGNILVSNLGKAYKQYPNRWARLAEWILPSHKPRHQLHWVLQGINFAISPGEAVGIIGINGAGKSTLLKLITGTAQATTGSVHISGRVAALLELGMGFHPDFSGRQNVLMAGQLLGHSVAELIRLMPEIEAFAEIGEYIDQPVRTYSSGMQMRLAFSVATAHRPDVLIVDEALSVGDTHFQHKSFERIRQFAKAGTTLLIVSHDKAAIQSICTRAILLDQGSVALEGEPETIMDFYNALIAERKNTTVTQKQLRDGRVQTVSGTNEANVIKTTLLNAAGVVVETVNVGEILTLCLSIQIHQPLPRMIVGYLIKDRLGQTIYGTNTHHMDKPLNDVNAGDSVEYHFTFPANLGPGHYSITTALTDHETHLGNNYEWRDLALLFTVVNIDKPIFTGCTWLEPRITLHRNPHNAG